One window of the Ictidomys tridecemlineatus isolate mIctTri1 chromosome 11, mIctTri1.hap1, whole genome shotgun sequence genome contains the following:
- the Dvl1 gene encoding segment polarity protein dishevelled homolog DVL-1 isoform X6 — MAETKIIYHMDEEETPYLVKLPVAPERVTLADFKNVLSNRPVHAYKFFFKSMDQDFGVVKEEILDDNAKLPCFNGRVVSWVSPWMLVLAEGAHSDAGSQGTDCHTDLPPPLERTGGIGDSRPPSFHPNVASSRDGMDNETGTESMVSHRRERARRRNREEAARANGHPRGDRRRDLGLPPDSASTVLSSELESSSFIDSDEEDNTSRLSSSTEQSTSSRLIRKHKRRRRKQRLRQTDRVGGGQPVGGAATAAAHQVPPQASSFSSITDSTMSLNIITVTLNMERHHFLGISIVGQSNDRGDGGIYIGSIMKGGAVAADGRIEPGDMLLQVNDVNFENMSNDDAVRVLRELVSQTGPISLTVAKCWDPTPRSYFTIPRADPVRPIDPAAWLSHTAALTGALPRYGASPCSSAVSRTSSSSLTSSVPGAPQLEEAPLTVKSDMSAVVRVMQLPDSGLEIRDRMWLKITIANAVIGADVVDWLYTHVEGFKERREARKYASGMLKHGFLRHTVNKVTFSEQCYYVFGDLCSNLAALTLNSGSSGASDQDTLAPLPHPAAPWPLGQGYPYQYPGPPPCFPPAYQDPGFGYGSGSAGSQQSEALD; from the exons GGTGGTGAAGGAGGAGATCTTGGACGACAATGCCAAGCTGCCCTGCTTCAACGGTCGCGTGGTCTCCTGGGTGAGCCCCTGGATG TTGGTCCTAGCTGAGGGTGCTCATTCAGATGCAGGGTCCCAGGGAACTGACTGCCACACTGACCTTCCCCCACCCCTCGAGCGCACAGGTGGCATTGGGGACTCCCGGCCACCCTCCTTCCA CCCAAATGTGGCCAGCAGTCGTGATGGAATGGACAATGAGACTGGCACGGAGTCCATGGTCAGTCACCGGCGGGAGAGAGCCCGACGGCGAAACCGAGAAGAAG CTGCCCGGGCCAATGGGCACCCGAGGGGAGACCGGCGTCGGGACCTGGGGCTCCCTCCAGACAGCGCGTCCACAGTGTTGAGCAGTGAACTAGAATCCAGCAGCTTCATTGATTCGGACGAGGAGGACAACACCAGCCG GCTGAGCAGCTCCACGGAGCAGAGCACCTCTTCCCGGCTTATTAGGAAGCACAAGCGTCGGCGGCGGAAGCAGCGCCTGCGGCAGACGGACCGGGTAGGTGGTGGGCAGCCGGTGGGGGGCGCGGCTACTGCAGCGGCTCACCAGGTCCCTCCACAGGCCTCCTCCTTCAGCAGCATCACCGACTCCACCATGTCCCTGAACATCATCACGGTCACGCTCAACATGG AGCGGCACCACTTCCTGGGCATCAGCATCGTGGGCCAGAGCAACGACCGGGGCGACGGGGGCATCTACATCGGCTCCATCATGAAGGGCGGGGCCGTGGCCGCGGACGGCCGCATCGAACCCGGCGACATGCTGCTGCAG GTGAATGACGTCAACTTCGAGAACATGAGCAATGACGACGCTGTGCGGGTGCTGCGGGAGCTCGTGTCCCAGACGGG GCCCATCAGCCTCACAGTGGCCAAGTGCTGGGACCCGACCCCCCGCAGCTACTTCACCATCCCGAGGG CTGACCCGGTGCGGCCCATCGACCCTGCTGCCTGGCTGTCCCACACGGCAGCGCTGACCGGCGCCCTGCCCCGCTATGGTGCGAGCCCCTGCTCCAGCGCTGTCTCCCGCACCAGCTCCTCCTCACTAACCAGTTCTGTGCCCGGCGCCCCGC AGCTGGAGGAGGCGCCCCTGACGGTGAAGAGTGACATGAGTGCGGTTGTCCGGGTCATGCAGCTGCCGGACTCGGGGCTGGAGATCCGGGACCGCATGTGGCTCAAGATCACCATTGCCAACGCCGTCATTG GGGCGGATGTGGTGGACTGGCTGTACACCCACGTGGAGGGCTTCAAGGAGCGGCGAGAGGCCAGGAAGTACGCCAGCGGCATGCTGAAGCACGGCTTCCTGCGGCACACGGTCAATAAGGTCACCTTCTCTGAGCAGTGCTACTACGTCTTCGGGGACCTGTGCAGCA aTCTCGCAGCCCTGACCCTCAACAGTGGCTCCAGTGGAGCCTCCGATCAGGACACCCTGGCCCCGCTGCCCCACCCGGCAGCACCCTGGCCCCTGGGTCAGGGCTACCCCTACCAGTACCCAGGGCCTCCGCCCTGCTTTCCGCCTGCCTACCAGGACCCTGGCTTTGGCTACGGCAGTGGCAGTGCTGGCAGCCAGCAGAGTGAAG CCTTAGACTGA
- the Dvl1 gene encoding segment polarity protein dishevelled homolog DVL-1 isoform X5: MAETKIIYHMDEEETPYLVKLPVAPERVTLADFKNVLSNRPVHAYKFFFKSMDQDFGVVKEEILDDNAKLPCFNGRVVSWVSPWMLVLAEGAHSDAGSQGTDCHTDLPPPLERTGGIGDSRPPSFHPNVASSRDGMDNETGTESMVSHRRERARRRNREEAARANGHPRGDRRRDLGLPPDSASTVLSSELESSSFIDSDEEDNTSRLSSSTEQSTSSRLIRKHKRRRRKQRLRQTDRVGGGQPVGGAATAAAHQVPPQASSFSSITDSTMSLNIITVTLNMERHHFLGISIVGQSNDRGDGGIYIGSIMKGGAVAADGRIEPGDMLLQVNDVNFENMSNDDAVRVLRELVSQTGPISLTVAKCWDPTPRSYFTIPRADPVRPIDPAAWLSHTAALTGALPRYGASPCSSAVSRTSSSSLTSSVPGAPQLEEAPLTVKSDMSAVVRVMQLPDSGLEIRDRMWLKITIANAVIGADVVDWLYTHVEGFKERREARKYASGMLKHGFLRHTVNKVTFSEQCYYVFGDLCSNLAALTLNSGSSGASDQDTLAPLPHPAAPWPLGQGYPYQYPGPPPCFPPAYQDPGFGYGSGSAGSQQSEGPCSHPALPSSGQASLVAGVSARLVCDSCIPCFVLSKP, from the exons GGTGGTGAAGGAGGAGATCTTGGACGACAATGCCAAGCTGCCCTGCTTCAACGGTCGCGTGGTCTCCTGGGTGAGCCCCTGGATG TTGGTCCTAGCTGAGGGTGCTCATTCAGATGCAGGGTCCCAGGGAACTGACTGCCACACTGACCTTCCCCCACCCCTCGAGCGCACAGGTGGCATTGGGGACTCCCGGCCACCCTCCTTCCA CCCAAATGTGGCCAGCAGTCGTGATGGAATGGACAATGAGACTGGCACGGAGTCCATGGTCAGTCACCGGCGGGAGAGAGCCCGACGGCGAAACCGAGAAGAAG CTGCCCGGGCCAATGGGCACCCGAGGGGAGACCGGCGTCGGGACCTGGGGCTCCCTCCAGACAGCGCGTCCACAGTGTTGAGCAGTGAACTAGAATCCAGCAGCTTCATTGATTCGGACGAGGAGGACAACACCAGCCG GCTGAGCAGCTCCACGGAGCAGAGCACCTCTTCCCGGCTTATTAGGAAGCACAAGCGTCGGCGGCGGAAGCAGCGCCTGCGGCAGACGGACCGGGTAGGTGGTGGGCAGCCGGTGGGGGGCGCGGCTACTGCAGCGGCTCACCAGGTCCCTCCACAGGCCTCCTCCTTCAGCAGCATCACCGACTCCACCATGTCCCTGAACATCATCACGGTCACGCTCAACATGG AGCGGCACCACTTCCTGGGCATCAGCATCGTGGGCCAGAGCAACGACCGGGGCGACGGGGGCATCTACATCGGCTCCATCATGAAGGGCGGGGCCGTGGCCGCGGACGGCCGCATCGAACCCGGCGACATGCTGCTGCAG GTGAATGACGTCAACTTCGAGAACATGAGCAATGACGACGCTGTGCGGGTGCTGCGGGAGCTCGTGTCCCAGACGGG GCCCATCAGCCTCACAGTGGCCAAGTGCTGGGACCCGACCCCCCGCAGCTACTTCACCATCCCGAGGG CTGACCCGGTGCGGCCCATCGACCCTGCTGCCTGGCTGTCCCACACGGCAGCGCTGACCGGCGCCCTGCCCCGCTATGGTGCGAGCCCCTGCTCCAGCGCTGTCTCCCGCACCAGCTCCTCCTCACTAACCAGTTCTGTGCCCGGCGCCCCGC AGCTGGAGGAGGCGCCCCTGACGGTGAAGAGTGACATGAGTGCGGTTGTCCGGGTCATGCAGCTGCCGGACTCGGGGCTGGAGATCCGGGACCGCATGTGGCTCAAGATCACCATTGCCAACGCCGTCATTG GGGCGGATGTGGTGGACTGGCTGTACACCCACGTGGAGGGCTTCAAGGAGCGGCGAGAGGCCAGGAAGTACGCCAGCGGCATGCTGAAGCACGGCTTCCTGCGGCACACGGTCAATAAGGTCACCTTCTCTGAGCAGTGCTACTACGTCTTCGGGGACCTGTGCAGCA aTCTCGCAGCCCTGACCCTCAACAGTGGCTCCAGTGGAGCCTCCGATCAGGACACCCTGGCCCCGCTGCCCCACCCGGCAGCACCCTGGCCCCTGGGTCAGGGCTACCCCTACCAGTACCCAGGGCCTCCGCCCTGCTTTCCGCCTGCCTACCAGGACCCTGGCTTTGGCTACGGCAGTGGCAGTGCTGGCAGCCAGCAGAGTGAAG GCCCTTGCAGCCATCCAGCCCTACCCAGCTCTGGTCAGGCCTCGCTGGTGGCGGGTGTGAGTGCCCGGCTGGTGTGTGACTCATGTATCCCTTGCTTTGTGCTGAGCAAGCCTTAG